GGAAACTCGCGCAGGCGCTGTCGCTCGAGCACGCGCCGGGGATGTTCGAGCGGGCCGTGGACTGGCCCCGCGACCGGGTCACGCTCACGCTCACCGTGCGCGTGCACGTGCCCGACGACCTGCGCGCGGCCGAGGATCTTGAGGATGCCTGACGGGGTCGTGCGGCTCGGCCGTGCCCTCACCGCGACCCAGGGACCACTGGTGCGCCGCAGCGCACGCGGCATCCTGCACGCCGTGTGGCCCTACGGCCCCGGGTCCGCGCCAATGGCGCTGGTGATCGGCTCGACGGGTGGGGGCAAGACGACCCTGCTGCGCTATATGACGACCCAGCTGCTCCGTGAGCCCGGCCCCAAGACACTCAGCCTCGCCGACGGGAAGGGCGCCGGGTCGTTCCGCATGTTCGCCGACATGCCCGGCGTCGACGTTGTTGCCAACACCCCCGACCAGACCACCGCGATGGTGCACGGCTACCAGGACCTGGTCGAGTGGCGCTACACCGGCCTGTCCGCCGCCCGCGACACCCTCGCCGCCGGCGGGCCGGCCCGGTACGTGCGACCCGGGGCGGCGTGGGCGTTCATCGACGAGTTCATGACCTGGATCCTGTCGGTCCCCGACACCCGCCCCGCGAAGCGCCGCAGCGCCATGATCAGCGCGCTCGTCCGCATCGGCGCCATCGGCCGCGAGGTCAACTGCCGCCTCGTCATCGCCACCCAGCGGCCCGACGCCAAGTCGGTCGACACCGGCCTGCCCGGTGTGCTCAAGGCACAGCTCAAAGCCAGGATCGCCGCGACCGGCGCGATGGGGATGGACTCGGTCGAGGCACGGATGGCGTTCGACGACGACGCCTACGCCCACCGGGTGCCCGACCGGGTCGGCGGCGGGCTGGTCAAGGTCGGCCGGCACGAGGTGCCCTTCGCCGTGCCGTGGATGGCGGACCCGACCTCGCCCGAAACCAGCGACGAGGACCGGGAGGCGGCCTGGCAGCTCCTGCCGCGCCGGCGGGCGGCGCGGGCATGAGCGGCGTCCAGGCGGTTTCTGCCCAACACCACCCCTACGGGGTGGGGAGCGCGAAGCGCCACGCCGAGCGGAGCGGTGCGGTCTGCCCGAACCAGCGGCCGAGCTGGTGGCTGCCGGCCGCGCACCACTGCGCGCTGGACCATGAGCTGCGCCGCTACCCGGGGATCACCTGCCACGACTACTGGCGGCTGTACCACCTGCAGGGTGGCCGGTGCGCGGTCTGCGGCGGCCCGCCGGGCCGCTGGCGGTTCGCGGTCGACCGCGACCACGACACCAACGCGGTCGACGGCCTCACCCACCACCGCTGCAACCGGGCGGTCACCCAGCAGATCCGCCGCTACCTCGCCGACCCGCCCGGGCGTGCCCTCGGCCTGGCGGCGGACCCCGCGGCCGTGGCGCGGCGGGAACGCAGGCAGAGGAGGACCTGACATGGACGACCCCAACGGCCCACGGCTCCCCGCGGTCGAGACCTATGAGCACGACGTCAACCCGATCTGTGGGCACCGGCTCCGGAGCCGGTGCGACGGCTGCGGGACCTGCACGACCTGCGACGGCTGCTACTGCGACGAGGAGTAGGAGACCCAATGCCAGTCCTGCTGTTGATCCTGAACGGCGAGGTGGGGTGACATGCAGCTCCCCAGTGTCCCCAGGCTGATCGCGTTCGCCGCGGTTATCCTGCTGCTCGGCCTCGCGCCTGTGCTCCAGGCGCTCGGGTTCTCGTTCGCCGAGGCGGTCAGCGCCGCCGTCGCGATGTTCCGCAGCGGCCCCGCCGCCCCGTCACCGACGACCCGGCCACCGGCGGCGCTGCTGCCGCTTGTGGAGGCCGCGCTGGCGCGGTACTTCTGACGTGGAGGGGCTGGCGTCGCTGGCCGGCGCGCACGGGTGGTTCCTCGGCGTCATCCTCTACTGCTGCAAACGCCTGCTCAGGGCGGTGCGGCGGCTGCTCGGGTGGGCGTGGCGGTCGGTGCTCGAGCTGGCCGCGTGGCTCGGGTTCCAGGGCAGGCGCGTGCTGATCTTCTTCTTCCTCGTCTACCTCGTCGGGGCCGCCAACTGGATGTTCGGCGGCTGGGCCGCGGCCAGGCTCGCCGCGGTGTTCTTCGTGCTGGCCTGGTCGGCGCCCAAGCGCCGGGCGGTGCGGAACATGAAGGCGCTGCGCAGACTAGACACCACAACGTCGGAGCTTGGCGCTAAACTCGGGAACGCGAAGGTGGTCATGCTGGACGGGGGTGCCGACATGCTCAAGGCTCTGCTTTCTGACCCGGAGACCGACGCGCAGCGGGACCTCGGCGAGCTCGCGGCGAAGGCGCACGCGGCCGTGGGCGACCACATCCCCACCGGGAAGCACCGCCCGGTGGCCCAGCACTACGAGGGGCCGCCCAACCCGTTCCGCCGGCTGCGCCGTGCCCGGGCACGGCGCAGCAAGGACGAGGGCTAGCCCCACCGGAAGCGGGTCCCCTACCCGCTCCCAGCCGGAACAAACCACCGGTACGGCGCGAGTCAGGCGGTTGCCGTAACCGGCCTGGTGCACCTTACCGGCACACGCGCGCCGAGCCGGACCCGGTGCCGCTGGCCAGCCAGGACGCCCAATGTGCCCATGGTGCGTCCTGGCTGGCCGGAGGAAGCACCCGCCGCGGCCAGGGCGTCAGCCCGGCTCCTCGTCGTGCCCCCCACCCGCAAGAAAGTGCGGTAGTCAGCCACGGCGGCGTCCTCAGCTTCGGCCCGGTCGAGGTCCAGGACGGCGACGAGGCGGTCCAGCATCCAGCCGGTCAGTGGCCGCTCGCCGTGGAGGATCCTCCGGACGCCGGTCGCGTCGAGGGTCTTGCCGCTCGGCAAAAACCCGATGGCCACGGCCAGGTTGCCCTGGGACCAGTTCTTCTCCCGCATGGCCCGCTCGACGAGCTGGCCGAACTCCCTGGCCCCCATGTGGCACTCCTTCTCTGTCAGAACCCGTCTGTCTCTAAGCGTACTGGCCGAACACTTCGGGTTCAAGCCATGTAGGAACTTGACAGAGCATAGCCTCTGGCAGTACGGTACAGACCGAAGGGGGCACACCGGTCACCTACCGCAAACGGAAGGGGCGTCTTCGTGCTTGGCGCAAACGTCCGGAAGGCACGCGAAGCGGCAGGCATGACACAGTTCCAGGTCGCCGCCGCCGCCGGGTTCGTCGTCTCGACGATCTCCGACATCGAGCGCGGCGCGACCGACCCGCAGATCTCCACCATCCGCCGGATCGCCCGCGTGCTCGGCGTGACCGCCGCGGACCTGGTCGACGAGGACGAGCCGGTGGAGGTGGCCGGCTGATGGCCGTCACCGCCGCCACCGCCGCGACGGTCCGCGCCCGCGAGGGCAACCGCTGCCAGCTCTGCACCCTCGGCGAGTACGAGGAAGGCCGGGGACGGCTGGTCCTGCACCACAAGCAGGCCAAGAGCGCCGGCGGGACCGCCGACCCCACCCGGGACCTCCCCGGCAACCTGGTCCTGCTGCACGACCGCCAGTGTCACCCCTGGGTCCACGCCCACCCCCGGGAGGCACGGGCACTCGGCCTGCTGGCGTCCCGGCTCGGGACGGTCCGGCCCTCGGCGCTGATCCAGCGGGGGCCGGCGTGAGTGGGCTGGCCGAGACCCTCGGCCGGGTCCTTGAGGCACCGATGCGCAAGCAGCCGCATGCCTGGAGGTGCCCTGACTGCGGCCGGCCGGGCACTGACCTGAAGGAGGCGCACTGCGCCGCCTGCCACCGGCACTTCACGTCCGTGTCGGCGTTCGACGCCCACCAGCGCATCGACCACAAGCCGTGCGGGAAGGCCCCGGAGAACCAGGGCGAGAACCCGCACAAGGTCTGTGACGCCCGCTCCGTCTGCCTCGACCCGGCAACCCTCCACAAGCCCGACGGGTCCCCGGTGCTCGTCCAGGTCGAGACCGCATGCGGCCCCGTCTGGGCGAACCCCGGGATGCCGGCCGAGGCTATCGCCGCGCTCAAGAGGAGCCACGCATGACTGTCACAAGTGTCCCAATGTCACAACGCCTGGACGATGACACTTACCAGGCCGCGCTCGGCCGGCTCCGCGCATACCGCGAGCAGCTCGAGCGGGCCGAGCGGGAGGCAGACCAGGAGAGCCTCGACCGGGCTGCCGACCTCGCCACGGTCTACGCCGACAAGCGCTGGGTGGATGACCTGCCCCCGCTGGTGAAGACCCACAACCGTGGCCGGCCGGTCGAGAAGGACAGCTTCAACCGGTTCACCAAATGGGTGATGGGCGACCCTACGGCCAACATCGGCATCCAGACACGGCACTCCTACCAGCTCCACCGGGCGCACGAGGTCGCGAATTATTTGCGCCCGGCGCAAATAAATCCTGGCAGCTCAGAGAAGGTCCTCCGTCCCCTGTCGAGGCTGCTCAAGGACAACCACGGGGACGAGGCGCCAGACGTGTGGCGCCGTGCCAAGCAGCTTGCCGACGGGGCTCCCCTGACGTTTGACCTCGTCACCCGGGCGCTGCGTGACCACAACAAGGCGTTAGGCCGCACCCCGCCCACCCGCGCGCAGGCCTATCAGGCGCGCACCGTCCGCGACGCGTGGAAGCGCTTGTTCCGGGAGTTCGACTACATCGCCATCAACGCCGACGAGGACCAGCTCAAGGCCGGCCTGGCTGAGTTCCAGCAGCGCCTCGAGGACCTCGAACGCGCACGCACCCAGCCCGCCTAGGAGGCGCCGTGCCACTGACCCGCGTCGAGCAGATCGCCGCCCTGTCCCTGTTCGCCAAGCCCGACCACAAGGAGCTGGCCTGGCTCGTCAGGGAGACCAGGCACCTGACGGCCCCACAGAAGGTCACCGCCCTCGCCGCCCTTGTCTACCTCATGACCGACCCGGGCGACAACGAGGCCCGCGACGCGCTCCTCCCGCTGCTCGCCGACACCTCGAAGATCATCCGCCTCCCGAAGCAGGAGACCGCCTGACCGACCACGACCCGGTCCGCCAACACCAGTGGCGCCCCCAGCCCGCCAAGGAGAGGACGCCACCGATCCAGGGGGAATGCTACATGTCCGACTCTGCCGGTTCCACCACCACTCCCGGCCCGGTCCCCGAGCCCGGCGCGTCCGCGTCCGCCAGCGCCCACCACTTCCTCGCCGGCCGCAGCCTCGACGCGCTCAGGTTCGACCTCTACGAGCTCCCCAGCGTCCCCGGCCGCTACCACCTCAAGGCGGTCGCCGACGAGCGCATGGTGACGGTCGAGACCGCCGCCTCCGGGTCCCTCGGCGAGCTCGAGGCGTTCCTCCGCCGCCACCTAGACCTCATCACCGCGGAGCGGGAGCGCCTGGCCGAGGGAGGCGGGTCGTGACCCCCGGCGTGGTGACCTGCGACTACCCCCTCTGCGACCAGCCCGCGGCCGAGGGCAACAGCATGTGCCCGACCCACCGGAACCGGGTCCTGCACGACCTGCTCGCGCCGCTGCTCGACGAAGGCGGTGCGGCACCGTGACCACCTACGCCGTCGTGGCGTTCCCACCCCCGGTGGTGGCCGGGCCGGCGTGCCCGGACTGCGGCGGCCTCGGCGTCACCGGCGGCCGCTACGAGACGGCCACCGACGGCCCGACGCTCCTGGTCGACGTGTTCTGCCCGACCTGCGGCGGCTGCGGCAGCGCCGGACACGACGACTGCACCGTCCCACACGCCTGGGACGACGACTTCGAACCCGACATCGACGACGTGGACGAGGACGCCTGCCCGTCGTGCCAGGGACGGGAGTGGAACGCCGTCCAGGGCTTCGACCCTGGCACCGACGCCGAGCCGCTCGTGCTGCGGGTGCCGTGCGGCTGCACCGAAGGCCGGGCCACGACATGGACCGAGGCGGCCCCGTGACCCCCGCCCAGCTCGAGCGCCTCAAGGCGTTCCACACCGACCAGCACCACCCCGGCGCCCCCGAGGGCTGCCCCGTGTGCGCCGCCCAGGCCGCCCGGCAGCGCGAGGACGCCAAGGCGCTGCGGGCCGCCCGCGGCCACAACACCGCCCGCGCCATGGACCCGAGGAGGACGAGCTGACATGGGCTACGACATGTACCGCGTGCTCGGCCCCGACGAGCAGGACCTGGCCACCGAGTACGAGGGGCTCCGGGACTGGTGGCAGCGCCCCGGGGAAGCGGCGCAGCGGGCGGCTCTGGCGGACCGGGAGCGGCTCGAGCGGGAGCACGGGACCTACTTCCGGCTGAACATCTTCGGCATGGGCCGCTACCGCGACGCGATGGAACGGCTCGGGATGGTGTTCTGGCCGGTCGAGGAGCCGCAGTTCCCCAAGCACGAGGCGTTCGGCCTGGCCGGCTGTCCCGACGAGGACGCCGGGGACCTCACGCCTGCCGAGCGCGCCTACCTCGACCAGGTGCAGGCTGTCACCGACGGGCCGTGCATGGAGGAGACCCCCGGCATCCCCGGCTACAAGCTCGCCTCCAACGACGGCTGGCTCGTGCGGCCGCTTGAGATCCGCTCGGCGCTCAAGCGCTACCACGACCAGGGCGAGCCGGTGCCCGAGGGCGTGGAGCCTGGCTACTGGGCGCAGTGGGTCGGCTTCCTGGCGCGCTGCGGACGCAGCGGTGGCTTCCGTGTCCGGTAGGAGGCCGGCCCCGTGAGCGCCCGGCTGGTGGAGGCGGTCCTGGCCGGGCCGTGCTCGACCGTCGCCGACCGCCGCACCTACGACCGGCACGCCCGGGGGGGCTGGGTGCTGCGCACGACCGTGCGCTACTGCGACGCCTGCGGCCACCTCGGCCCCGGCGCCCACCACTGCCCCGCACCCGCCGGCCCGGGGAGGCCACGGTGAGCGCGCGGGAGCGGCGGCGCCTGGCCGCCGAGATGTTCCTCGTGAGCCGCGGCTGGCTCGCCGGCGCCGTCACCTTCACCGAGTGGGCCGAGCGCACCGACCTGCTGCTCGCCCTGTTCCGCAAGGAGGCCTGACATGGGCTACGACTCAACCTTCGAGGTCCGCGTCGAGGCCGGCGCGCCGGGCCGGCAGTGGCCCGTCCGCCTCGACCTGCTCGCCCACCGCCTGCACCAGCTCACCGGCTGCGGCTTCGAGACCTACCCACACGACG
This Actinomycetes bacterium DNA region includes the following protein-coding sequences:
- a CDS encoding helix-turn-helix transcriptional regulator, whose translation is MLGANVRKAREAAGMTQFQVAAAAGFVVSTISDIERGATDPQISTIRRIARVLGVTAADLVDEDEPVEVAG
- a CDS encoding endonuclease domain-containing protein; the encoded protein is MSGVQAVSAQHHPYGVGSAKRHAERSGAVCPNQRPSWWLPAAHHCALDHELRRYPGITCHDYWRLYHLQGGRCAVCGGPPGRWRFAVDRDHDTNAVDGLTHHRCNRAVTQQIRRYLADPPGRALGLAADPAAVARRERRQRRT